The following proteins are co-located in the Myroides profundi genome:
- a CDS encoding ketopantoate reductase family protein: MKDKKRITIVGLGGVGGFYGGLLAHQYQDSKEIEICFIARGKHLETIKEKGLTVLSKDSEVVGHPSIATSQWGDIEHTDYIILATKGYDLSQTIEDMKSVVGEHTVIIPLLNGVEAYEQLREVFGTSRVWQGCTYMVSRLKEAGVIDNPSGRQRILFGLDGQVSQEMKDLETILKTAGVHAEATSSISKEVWEKYILVSSSAMATAYYDSSFGGVMEHHPEEMRQLITEASAISKKKGVALGEDVVEVIIERLKAIPYKSTTSMHSDFAAFKEHNELGIMGGYMVKQGIAQGVETPMYKKMCNYLVVHSGEKYVGIEG; encoded by the coding sequence GAATAACAATAGTAGGGCTTGGTGGTGTAGGAGGATTTTATGGAGGATTATTAGCTCATCAATATCAAGATAGTAAAGAGATAGAAATATGCTTTATAGCTAGGGGTAAACATCTTGAAACAATAAAGGAAAAGGGATTAACTGTTTTGTCTAAAGATAGTGAAGTGGTGGGGCATCCTAGTATCGCTACTTCTCAGTGGGGTGATATCGAGCATACAGATTATATTATCCTTGCTACAAAAGGATATGACTTGTCTCAGACAATAGAGGATATGAAATCAGTAGTAGGTGAACATACAGTTATCATCCCATTATTAAATGGAGTAGAGGCTTATGAGCAGCTGAGAGAAGTGTTTGGAACCTCTAGAGTATGGCAAGGGTGTACGTATATGGTTTCTCGTCTAAAAGAAGCGGGGGTAATTGATAATCCGAGTGGTAGACAACGCATTCTTTTTGGTCTAGATGGTCAAGTATCTCAGGAAATGAAAGATTTGGAAACAATTCTAAAAACTGCGGGTGTACATGCAGAGGCGACTTCTTCTATCTCTAAGGAGGTATGGGAGAAGTATATTTTAGTCTCTTCTTCTGCTATGGCTACTGCTTATTATGATAGTAGTTTTGGTGGTGTGATGGAGCATCATCCAGAAGAAATGAGACAATTAATCACAGAGGCTTCTGCTATCAGTAAGAAGAAAGGAGTTGCTCTTGGCGAGGATGTAGTTGAGGTTATTATAGAGCGCTTAAAAGCAATTCCGTATAAGTCAACAACGTCTATGCATAGTGACTTTGCTGCTTTTAAAGAGCATAATGAACTTGGGATAATGGGAGGTTATATGGTGAAGCAAGGTATTGCACAGGGAGTGGAGACCCCAATGTATAAGAAGATGTGTAACTATCTAGTAGTGCACTCTGGAGAGAAATACGTGGGAATAGAGGGGTAA
- a CDS encoding erythromycin esterase family protein, whose translation MYYNHTHDKKYSLNSDRDIQMANNLDFLVKYYPEKKFIVWLANAHMSKINENALRCGNEFIKKNPNTTYHIAVSSYSSFYKNEKSIQKIHSDKEHLISILPSTETNYFLDIVSLFKNTPSYTTKNYKKDMTLTPFQMSWDSKKQGIFQNFDAMIFISEAEKVSYTKYDQLILEKQQSK comes from the coding sequence ATGTATTATAATCACACTCATGATAAGAAATATAGCCTAAATAGCGACAGGGACATACAAATGGCAAATAATCTCGACTTCTTGGTAAAATATTATCCTGAAAAGAAGTTTATTGTTTGGCTTGCTAATGCACATATGTCAAAAATAAATGAAAATGCTTTAAGGTGTGGAAATGAATTTATAAAGAAAAACCCAAATACAACTTATCATATTGCAGTATCCTCTTATTCTTCATTTTATAAGAATGAAAAGTCTATCCAAAAGATACATAGCGATAAAGAGCATCTAATCTCAATACTTCCTTCTACTGAGACAAATTATTTCTTAGACATTGTTAGCTTGTTTAAAAACACCCCTAGCTACACAACTAAGAATTATAAAAAAGATATGACTTTAACACCTTTTCAAATGTCTTGGGACTCAAAAAAACAAGGAATCTTTCAAAATTTTGATGCTATGATTTTCATCAGTGAAGCAGAGAAAGTAAGCTATACGAAATACGACCAACTAATCTTAGAAAAACAGCAATCAAAATAA
- a CDS encoding amino acid permease, whose protein sequence is MENQNKNQEVVRGLKARHLSMIAIGGCIGTGLFMASGEAIHQAGPGGALLAYAMIGLMVYFLMTSLGEMATYLPVSGSFSTYAARFVDPSLGFALGWNYWFNWVITVAVDVSIAAVVISYWQPLGFLPTWGWSLLFFFVIFGLNMLSVKAYGESEYWFAIIKVVTVVLFLGIGLLTIFGILGGEYIGFKNFTLGDAPILGGGFSGKFLSVLGVFLIAGFSFQGTELIGITAGESENPEKNIPKAIKQVFWRILVFYILAIFVIGLIIPYTSPSLLGADISEIAKSPFTLVFEKAHLAFAAAVMNAVILTSILSAGNSGLYASTRMLYAMGKDGMAHKAFGGTNKHGVPMIALIATGVVVLLIFAVQSTHPNAVDFILAASGLTGFIAWLGIAISHYRFRRAFHAQNKSLDQLVYKAKWFPFGPLFALFLCILVIIGQDSKLIMEGIFDWRGMLITYMGIPFFLAFYLYHKLKFKTKLIPLKEVDLDR, encoded by the coding sequence ATGGAAAATCAGAATAAAAATCAAGAAGTAGTCCGTGGTTTAAAGGCTAGACACCTTTCCATGATTGCAATTGGAGGATGTATTGGAACAGGTTTATTTATGGCAAGTGGAGAAGCCATACATCAGGCAGGTCCAGGTGGTGCTTTATTAGCATACGCCATGATCGGTCTTATGGTGTATTTCTTAATGACCTCATTAGGAGAAATGGCAACCTACCTACCTGTATCAGGTTCATTCAGTACGTATGCCGCTAGATTTGTTGATCCATCATTAGGTTTTGCATTGGGTTGGAACTATTGGTTTAACTGGGTTATTACTGTAGCCGTAGATGTCTCTATCGCAGCAGTAGTTATTTCGTATTGGCAACCATTAGGATTCTTACCTACTTGGGGTTGGAGTCTACTCTTCTTCTTCGTTATCTTTGGTTTAAATATGTTATCCGTTAAAGCTTATGGAGAATCAGAATATTGGTTTGCTATTATTAAGGTAGTGACTGTTGTTTTATTCCTTGGAATTGGATTATTAACTATTTTCGGAATACTAGGAGGAGAATACATCGGATTCAAAAACTTCACATTAGGAGACGCCCCTATTTTAGGAGGAGGATTCTCAGGCAAATTCTTAAGTGTATTAGGCGTATTCCTAATTGCAGGTTTCTCATTTCAAGGAACAGAATTAATCGGTATTACTGCAGGTGAATCAGAGAATCCTGAAAAGAATATACCTAAAGCAATCAAACAAGTATTCTGGAGAATCTTAGTATTCTATATATTAGCCATATTCGTAATTGGATTAATCATCCCTTATACTAGTCCTTCTCTATTAGGAGCAGATATTTCTGAGATTGCAAAATCACCTTTCACATTAGTATTCGAAAAAGCACATCTAGCCTTTGCAGCAGCTGTGATGAATGCTGTTATTCTTACTTCTATTCTATCAGCAGGTAATTCTGGCCTTTATGCCTCTACTCGTATGCTATATGCGATGGGGAAAGATGGAATGGCACACAAGGCCTTTGGTGGAACGAACAAACACGGTGTACCGATGATCGCCCTAATTGCTACTGGAGTTGTAGTACTATTAATATTCGCAGTACAATCTACACATCCTAATGCTGTAGACTTTATTCTAGCTGCATCAGGACTGACAGGTTTTATAGCTTGGTTAGGAATAGCGATTAGTCATTATAGATTTAGAAGAGCATTCCACGCTCAAAACAAAAGCCTAGACCAACTAGTCTATAAAGCAAAATGGTTCCCTTTTGGTCCATTATTTGCCTTATTCTTATGTATATTAGTAATCATAGGACAAGACTCTAAACTAATTATGGAGGGAATATTTGACTGGAGAGGAATGCTAATCACTTATATGGGGATTCCATTTTTCTTAGCCTTCTACTTATACCATAAGCTAAAATTCAAAACAAAGCTTATTCCTCTTAAAGAAGTGGATTTAGATAGATAA
- a CDS encoding Crp/Fnr family transcriptional regulator: MTIEQIIDLIYPLSKAAKGKLISVFTEITFPKNYLLSEYEKHENYFYFIKSGLVRAYAIQEDRELTFWFGKDGDPALSMYNYILNRPSYETIDLIEDSTFYFTKISQLEQLYLTDIEIANWGRKFAEIELLKTEERAISRQIKSAKERYIDLLEKDPYLLNRVPLKYIASFLGVTQVSLSRIRSEFLKK, from the coding sequence ATGACCATAGAGCAAATCATTGATCTTATCTATCCTTTATCTAAAGCTGCTAAAGGCAAGCTTATTTCTGTCTTTACAGAAATCACGTTCCCTAAGAACTACTTATTGTCTGAGTACGAAAAACACGAGAACTATTTCTACTTTATTAAAAGTGGTTTAGTACGTGCCTATGCTATTCAAGAGGACAGAGAACTTACTTTTTGGTTTGGTAAAGACGGAGATCCTGCTCTATCTATGTACAACTATATACTCAATAGACCTAGTTATGAGACAATAGACCTTATAGAAGACAGCACATTTTATTTTACTAAGATAAGTCAATTAGAACAACTGTACTTAACAGATATTGAAATCGCTAATTGGGGAAGAAAATTTGCTGAAATAGAACTTCTAAAAACAGAAGAACGTGCTATCAGTAGACAAATCAAATCTGCAAAAGAAAGATATATTGACCTTCTAGAGAAAGATCCATACCTTCTAAATAGAGTTCCTCTTAAGTATATTGCTTCATTTTTAGGCGTAACTCAGGTAAGTTTGAGTAGAATTCGCAGTGAATTCCTCAAAAAATAG
- a CDS encoding CTP synthase: MKQTKYIFVTGGVTSSLGKGIIAASLAKLLQARGYSTTIQKFDPYINVDPGTLNPYEHGECFVTNDGAETDLDLGHYERFLNVPTSQANNVTTGRVYLSVIEKERRGEFLGKTVQVVPHITNEIKERMQLLGKSGDYDIVITEIGGTVGDIESLPYIESVRQLLWELGDNNAIVVHLTLVPYLAAAGELKTKPTQHSVKTLMESGIKADILVCRTEHNLSTEIRQKLAQFCNVKPEAVVQSIDADTIYEVPNLMLQEGLDRVALKKLDLPERTTPDLVKWNEFIHKLKNPLHVVNVGLVGKYVELQDSYKSILEALVHGGAENQIKVNIISIQSDNINANNVAEKLKNLDAVLVAPGFGSRGIEGKIETVKYVRENNIPFLGICLGMQMAVIEYARNVLGYASANTTEVNESTQYPVITFMEDQKNITDKGGTMRLGGWDCKLKEGSKAFEIYGESLINERHRHRYEFNNQYLEDFEKAGLIASGWNPDTGLVEVVELDTHPFFVAVQFHPEYKSTVAKPHPLFVSLVKAAIDNRTK, translated from the coding sequence ATGAAACAAACTAAGTATATTTTCGTAACGGGTGGAGTTACATCCTCATTAGGAAAAGGAATTATAGCAGCTTCTTTGGCTAAGCTATTACAAGCGCGTGGATATTCTACAACTATCCAAAAATTTGATCCCTATATTAATGTGGATCCAGGGACACTTAACCCTTATGAGCACGGAGAGTGTTTCGTTACAAATGATGGTGCAGAAACAGATTTAGATTTAGGACACTATGAAAGATTCTTAAATGTACCTACTTCTCAAGCGAATAATGTTACAACAGGACGCGTTTATCTTTCTGTAATAGAAAAGGAGAGAAGAGGAGAGTTTTTAGGAAAAACAGTTCAAGTAGTACCTCATATCACGAATGAGATTAAGGAGCGTATGCAACTTTTAGGAAAATCAGGTGACTATGATATCGTGATTACTGAGATAGGTGGTACAGTAGGGGATATTGAATCTTTGCCTTATATTGAGTCTGTTCGTCAGTTATTATGGGAGTTAGGGGATAATAATGCTATTGTTGTTCACTTGACTTTAGTACCTTATTTAGCAGCAGCAGGAGAGCTTAAAACTAAGCCAACTCAACACTCTGTGAAAACTTTAATGGAGAGCGGAATTAAAGCAGATATTTTAGTGTGTCGTACAGAGCATAACTTAAGTACAGAAATACGTCAGAAGTTAGCACAGTTCTGTAATGTTAAGCCAGAAGCAGTAGTTCAGTCTATTGATGCGGATACTATCTATGAAGTACCTAACTTAATGTTACAAGAAGGGTTAGATAGAGTAGCTCTTAAGAAATTAGATTTACCAGAGAGAACTACGCCTGATTTAGTGAAATGGAATGAGTTTATCCATAAACTTAAAAATCCATTACATGTAGTAAATGTAGGTCTAGTAGGTAAATATGTAGAGTTACAAGACTCTTATAAATCTATTTTAGAGGCTTTAGTACATGGTGGTGCTGAGAATCAAATTAAGGTGAATATTATTTCTATTCAATCTGATAATATCAATGCTAATAATGTAGCAGAGAAATTAAAGAACTTAGATGCTGTGTTAGTAGCTCCTGGTTTTGGTTCTCGTGGTATAGAAGGAAAAATAGAAACTGTAAAATATGTAAGAGAGAACAATATACCATTCTTAGGTATTTGTTTAGGTATGCAGATGGCTGTAATCGAATACGCAAGAAACGTATTAGGATATGCTTCTGCTAATACTACTGAGGTGAATGAGAGTACTCAATATCCTGTAATTACTTTTATGGAAGATCAAAAGAATATTACAGATAAAGGAGGTACAATGCGTCTAGGTGGATGGGATTGTAAATTAAAAGAAGGATCTAAAGCTTTTGAAATTTACGGAGAAAGTCTAATCAATGAGCGTCACCGTCATAGATATGAATTTAATAATCAATATTTAGAAGATTTCGAAAAAGCTGGTTTAATAGCTTCTGGATGGAATCCTGATACAGGACTAGTGGAAGTGGTAGAGTTAGATACTCATCCATTCTTCGTAGCGGTACAGTTCCACCCAGAATACAAAAGTACAGTGGCAAAACCACACCCACTTTTTGTAAGCTTGGTTAAGGCAGCAATTGATAATAGAACAAAATAA
- the yidC gene encoding membrane protein insertase YidC yields the protein MEGKKLDRNSIVGFVIIAGLLIWMMLNNINKEKEAIAQDNEVAKKEIVKEAESEKISSAISNHVETDSVQNTALQAALGPFAYSATLPSAQGGKTELKNELLTLVVENKGGSLSNVVINNNARFNKNSKELVELIKDNNAEFNLELYTKDNKKFNTRDLFFEPELTKEGENQVLSMRLKVSATEFLEYRYVLKPDDYMLDFTIRTQGLSRVINTAETPALDWSLKTYSNEKSITYENQYTRVYYEYEGGKDNSLSNTSKDDSTEAKNVSFVAFKQHFFASVLITDKAFDTASLKSANLVHDEAVDTVFTKQFNARMPLAYTGGELNYDMKWFFGPADYKLLKSYDQGLDKIVPLGWGIFGWLNRFLFIPVFGVLSSFLPYGIAIIALTVLVRLLISPLTYKSYVSQAKMKAIRPEVNELNEKYKNDPMKKQQETMNLYSKAGVNPMAGCIPALLQIPIFYSLFQFFPSAFDLRQKSFLWADDLSSYDQILELPFRIPFYGNHVSLFPILASVAIFVYMKMTTGDQQMAAPAQEGMPDMSKIMKVMIYISPLMMLFFFNNYASGLSLYYFISNLITIGIMYVIKNHIVKEEKIKAIIEDNKTKERPKGKFQRKMQEMMQQAQEQQKLQEERKKKNK from the coding sequence ATGGAAGGAAAAAAATTAGATCGTAACAGTATTGTCGGCTTTGTTATTATAGCCGGATTGCTAATTTGGATGATGTTGAATAATATCAACAAAGAGAAAGAAGCTATCGCTCAAGATAATGAGGTAGCTAAAAAAGAGATAGTTAAAGAAGCTGAATCTGAGAAAATTTCAAGTGCTATAAGTAATCATGTAGAAACAGATTCTGTTCAGAATACTGCTTTACAAGCTGCTTTAGGCCCATTTGCTTATAGTGCAACATTACCATCTGCTCAAGGAGGTAAAACAGAACTTAAGAATGAATTACTGACTTTAGTTGTTGAAAATAAAGGAGGTAGTTTATCAAATGTTGTAATCAATAACAATGCTCGTTTTAATAAAAACTCTAAAGAATTAGTAGAGTTAATTAAAGATAATAACGCTGAGTTTAATTTAGAGTTATATACAAAGGATAACAAAAAGTTTAATACAAGAGACTTGTTCTTTGAACCTGAATTGACAAAAGAAGGAGAGAATCAAGTGTTATCTATGCGTTTAAAAGTATCAGCTACTGAGTTTTTAGAGTATAGATATGTATTGAAGCCAGATGACTATATGTTAGACTTTACTATTCGTACACAAGGATTAAGTAGAGTTATTAATACAGCAGAGACACCAGCATTAGACTGGAGCTTAAAAACATATAGTAATGAGAAGAGTATTACTTATGAGAACCAATATACTCGTGTATACTATGAGTATGAAGGAGGAAAAGATAACAGTCTAAGTAATACTAGTAAAGATGACAGTACTGAAGCTAAAAATGTAAGTTTTGTTGCATTTAAACAACATTTCTTTGCTTCTGTTTTAATTACAGATAAAGCTTTTGATACAGCTAGTTTAAAATCAGCTAACTTGGTTCATGATGAGGCAGTTGATACAGTGTTTACAAAACAATTCAATGCTAGAATGCCTTTGGCTTACACTGGTGGAGAGTTAAACTATGATATGAAGTGGTTCTTCGGACCAGCAGATTATAAATTATTAAAATCTTATGATCAAGGATTAGATAAGATTGTTCCTCTAGGATGGGGAATCTTTGGATGGTTAAACCGTTTCTTATTTATTCCAGTATTTGGAGTATTGAGTTCTTTCTTACCTTATGGTATTGCTATTATTGCATTAACTGTACTTGTGAGATTATTAATTTCTCCATTGACTTATAAGTCTTATGTTTCTCAAGCAAAAATGAAAGCAATTCGTCCAGAAGTGAACGAGTTGAATGAGAAATATAAAAACGATCCAATGAAAAAGCAACAAGAGACAATGAACTTGTACTCTAAAGCAGGAGTTAACCCAATGGCAGGATGTATTCCAGCGTTGTTACAAATTCCTATCTTCTATTCATTGTTCCAATTCTTCCCGTCAGCATTTGATTTGAGACAAAAATCATTCTTATGGGCAGATGACTTATCGTCTTATGACCAGATTTTAGAATTACCATTCCGTATTCCATTCTATGGTAACCACGTGAGTTTATTCCCAATCTTAGCTTCTGTTGCAATCTTTGTATATATGAAGATGACTACAGGAGATCAACAAATGGCTGCGCCAGCTCAAGAAGGGATGCCAGATATGAGTAAGATCATGAAGGTGATGATTTATATCTCTCCATTAATGATGTTGTTCTTCTTTAATAACTACGCGTCAGGATTGAGTTTGTACTACTTTATTTCTAACTTAATTACAATTGGTATTATGTATGTTATTAAAAACCACATTGTAAAAGAAGAAAAAATTAAAGCAATCATTGAAGACAATAAAACGAAAGAGCGTCCAAAAGGTAAGTTCCAACGTAAAATGCAAGAAATGATGCAACAAGCGCAAGAGCAACAAAAATTACAAGAAGAAAGAAAGAAGAAAAATAAATAA
- the proC gene encoding pyrroline-5-carboxylate reductase, with protein MRIAIIGMGNMGSTFANGFINSRFINPSDVLIYTRSQKTLEDNRNIHGLSYRYQMDGDIGTCDIVIVAVKPQDFAILVADLKRYVNKEQIIVSVMAGISISRLQQDLGVDKVVRSMPNLPTQIGRGMTVFTASEELDRKELFIIQNLINTTGKSVYVSEENKIDAATAVSGSGPAYVFYFMEAMIQAAISYGFEPSQAELLVKQTISGALGLYEANSLSTQDWIAKVSSKGGTTEQAIKYFNEEEVLQKLVEGINKAKAQSELLGRQIK; from the coding sequence ATGAGAATAGCAATTATAGGAATGGGGAATATGGGGAGTACGTTTGCCAATGGGTTTATTAACTCTAGGTTTATTAACCCTAGTGATGTATTGATATATACACGTTCGCAGAAAACTCTAGAAGATAATCGTAATATTCATGGATTGTCTTATCGTTATCAAATGGATGGTGATATCGGAACTTGTGACATTGTTATCGTGGCAGTGAAACCCCAAGACTTCGCTATATTAGTTGCTGATTTAAAGAGATATGTAAATAAAGAACAAATAATAGTTTCTGTGATGGCTGGTATTTCTATTAGTAGGTTACAGCAAGATCTAGGAGTAGATAAGGTAGTGCGTTCTATGCCTAACTTACCAACTCAGATTGGTAGAGGTATGACTGTTTTTACTGCTTCAGAAGAACTAGATCGAAAAGAGTTGTTCATTATTCAGAACTTAATTAATACTACAGGTAAGTCTGTATATGTGTCTGAAGAGAATAAAATAGATGCAGCTACTGCTGTATCAGGTAGTGGACCTGCTTATGTGTTTTATTTTATGGAAGCTATGATACAAGCGGCGATATCTTATGGTTTTGAACCGTCACAAGCAGAATTGTTAGTGAAGCAAACTATATCAGGTGCTCTAGGGCTGTATGAAGCCAATTCTCTTTCTACACAAGATTGGATAGCAAAAGTTTCGTCTAAGGGAGGTACTACTGAACAAGCGATTAAGTACTTCAACGAAGAAGAAGTATTACAAAAATTAGTGGAAGGTATTAATAAGGCAAAAGCACAGTCCGAGTTACTGGGTAGACAAATAAAGTAA
- the mnmA gene encoding tRNA 2-thiouridine(34) synthase MnmA: MKKRVVVGLSGGVDSSVAAYLLKEQGYEVIGLFMKNWHDDSVTISNECPWLEDSNDALMVAEKLGIPFQTVDLSEQYKEKIVDYMFKEYENGRTPNPDVLCNREIKFDVFMKIAMTLGADYVATGHYCRKDEEVITKEDGTQETVYKLLAGVDPNKDQSYFLCQLSQEQLAKALFPVGELLKPQVREIAAKMNLITADKKDSQGLCFIGKVRLPEFLQQQLKRKDGFIYEIPKDSSIYTKEEETFSTLEDALYSEAKSIVYKPEMGKKVGEHFGAHFFTIGQRKGLNVGGTAEPLFIIGTDVKENIIYTGQGSNHPGLFHKALFVKESEIHWIREDLALQEGETMSILARIRYRQPLQKATLHKMKEGMYVRFEEPQSAITEGQFVSWHIEDELIGSGVISKL; this comes from the coding sequence ATGAAGAAAAGAGTAGTAGTAGGTCTTTCGGGAGGTGTAGACTCAAGTGTTGCAGCTTATTTACTGAAAGAACAAGGGTATGAAGTTATTGGACTCTTCATGAAAAACTGGCACGATGATTCTGTGACAATTTCTAATGAATGTCCATGGCTAGAAGATAGCAACGATGCTTTAATGGTCGCTGAGAAACTTGGAATACCATTCCAAACAGTAGACTTAAGCGAACAATATAAAGAGAAGATTGTAGATTATATGTTTAAGGAGTATGAGAATGGTCGTACCCCTAATCCAGACGTATTGTGTAATCGTGAGATCAAGTTTGACGTATTTATGAAAATTGCAATGACTTTAGGTGCAGATTATGTAGCTACAGGTCATTATTGTCGTAAAGATGAAGAAGTAATCACAAAAGAAGACGGTACACAAGAGACGGTATATAAACTATTGGCTGGTGTAGATCCTAATAAAGATCAGTCTTACTTTTTATGCCAGTTATCTCAAGAGCAATTAGCAAAGGCGTTATTTCCTGTGGGAGAGTTGCTTAAGCCACAAGTGCGTGAGATAGCCGCTAAGATGAACTTAATCACAGCTGATAAAAAAGACTCTCAAGGATTGTGTTTCATTGGTAAGGTAAGATTGCCTGAATTCTTGCAACAACAGTTAAAAAGAAAAGATGGGTTTATCTATGAAATACCAAAAGATTCGTCTATCTATACGAAAGAAGAAGAGACATTCTCTACATTAGAGGATGCTTTGTACAGTGAAGCGAAATCAATTGTGTACAAACCAGAAATGGGTAAAAAGGTAGGTGAGCATTTCGGAGCGCACTTCTTTACTATTGGTCAACGCAAAGGGTTGAATGTAGGAGGTACTGCTGAGCCACTGTTTATTATAGGTACAGATGTAAAGGAAAATATCATTTACACAGGACAAGGAAGTAATCACCCAGGATTATTCCACAAAGCATTATTTGTAAAAGAATCAGAAATTCATTGGATTAGAGAAGATTTAGCATTGCAAGAAGGAGAAACAATGTCTATATTAGCACGTATAAGATATCGCCAACCTTTGCAAAAAGCTACTTTACACAAGATGAAAGAAGGTATGTATGTTCGTTTTGAAGAACCGCAATCTGCTATCACTGAAGGACAATTTGTATCTTGGCATATCGAAGACGAACTAATTGGTTCGGGTGTTATTTCGAAACTATAA
- a CDS encoding NAD(P)H-dependent flavin oxidoreductase: MKNKLVDLFKIQYPIVQGGMIWNSGYKLASAVSNAGGLGLIGAGSMYPEVLREHIQKCKKATDKPFGVNVPMLYPNIEEIMNIIVEEGVKIVFTSAGNPKTWTSFLKEHGITVVHVVSSSKFALKAQEAGVDAVVAEGFEAGGHNGREETTTLTLIPMVREKISIPLIAAGGIATGRGMLAAMVLGADGVQMGTRFIASEESSAHDNFKNLLLDVQEGDTVLTLKELAPVRLIKNEFYAGLQALYVKNPSVEELKEYLGRARAKKGMFEGDLVEGELEVGQISGLIHKIEPVGDIVKNIIAEFDQAKKEVAQL; the protein is encoded by the coding sequence ATGAAAAATAAGTTAGTAGATCTTTTTAAAATCCAGTACCCTATAGTGCAAGGAGGGATGATTTGGAACAGTGGTTATAAGTTAGCTAGTGCCGTTAGTAATGCTGGTGGTTTAGGGCTTATAGGAGCTGGGTCAATGTATCCTGAAGTACTAAGAGAACATATTCAAAAGTGTAAGAAAGCAACTGATAAACCGTTTGGGGTTAATGTTCCAATGTTATATCCGAATATTGAGGAAATCATGAACATTATTGTAGAAGAAGGAGTAAAAATAGTCTTTACTTCTGCAGGAAACCCTAAGACATGGACTTCTTTTTTAAAAGAACACGGTATTACTGTAGTGCATGTGGTAAGCTCTTCTAAATTTGCTTTAAAAGCACAGGAGGCTGGTGTTGATGCTGTAGTTGCAGAAGGTTTTGAAGCTGGAGGGCATAATGGCCGAGAAGAGACTACTACACTTACTTTAATTCCTATGGTTCGTGAGAAGATTTCTATACCATTAATCGCTGCAGGAGGTATCGCTACAGGTAGAGGAATGTTAGCAGCGATGGTACTAGGAGCAGATGGAGTGCAAATGGGAACTCGATTTATAGCCTCAGAGGAGAGTTCTGCACATGATAATTTTAAGAATCTTCTGTTAGATGTACAAGAAGGAGATACTGTTCTTACGTTGAAAGAACTTGCTCCTGTGCGCTTAATTAAGAATGAGTTTTATGCAGGGCTTCAAGCCTTGTATGTTAAGAATCCTTCAGTAGAAGAATTAAAAGAATATTTGGGTAGAGCTCGTGCTAAAAAAGGAATGTTTGAAGGAGATTTGGTAGAAGGAGAACTAGAGGTGGGACAAATATCTGGACTAATTCATAAAATAGAACCAGTAGGTGATATTGTTAAAAATATCATTGCTGAGTTTGATCAAGCAAAGAAAGAAGTAGCTCAGCTATAA